One genomic segment of Erpetoichthys calabaricus chromosome 7, fErpCal1.3, whole genome shotgun sequence includes these proteins:
- the arsj gene encoding arylsulfatase J: protein MALRAVLELLDIIKMIALGVLAGISFVSILTYGYLSWGNLGARGQGREDNDLDKPTSQPHIVFILADDQGYRDVGYHGSEIQTPTLDRLASQGVKLENYYVQPICSPSRSQFLTGRYQIHTGLQHSIIRPTQPNCLPFDHPTLPQKLKKVGYSTHLVGKWHLGFYRRDCLPTQKGFDTFFGSLLGSGDYYSHFKCDSPGLCGYDLHEGEGAAWEQDNGVYSTLMYTQKAVDILSRHNPRKPLFLYLAFQAVHSPLQVPRVYLEPYRTIPNLHRRKYAAMVTCLDEAVRNVTLALKRYGYYDNSIIVYSSDNGGQPRAGGSNWPLRGTKGTYWEGGIRAVGFVHSPLLRNKGTSCRGLVHITDWYPTLVTLAEGQLEEDLDLDGYDVWEAISEGRPSPRLDILHNIDPIYTKAKNGSYHAGFGIWNTAIQAAIRAGHWKLLTGIPGYSDWVPPQTFSSLMTHRWHYEKVSWDQGKSVWLFNITADPYERVDLSRRYPHVVKKLLLMLAQYNKTAVPVRYPPKDLRSNPKLNGGVWGPWYKDEEEEENQKKASDNIINKHPGRRKAAGKVKKRKLVGRRAKA, encoded by the exons ATGGCACTCCGTGCCGTGCTGGAACTTCTTGATATTATTAAGATGATAGCCCTGGGCGTTCTAGCTGGCATTTCCTTTGTCAGTATTCTGACCTACGGATACCTGTCGTGGGGAAACCTCGGCGCCAGGGGACAGGGCAGAGAGGACAACGACCTGGACAAGCCCACCTCGCAGCCGCATATAGTATTTATCCTGGCGGATGACCAAGGCTACCGAGACGTCGGCTACCACGGGTCTGAGATCCAAACTCCCACTCTGGACAGGCTGGCTAGCCAAGGGGTTAAACTGGAGAACTACTACGTGCAGCCCATCTGCAGCCCGTCGAGGAGCCAGTTCTTGACAGGAAG GTATCAGATCCACACGGGTCTCCAGCACTCCATCATCAGGCCCACTCAGCCCAACTGCCTGCCTTTTGACCACCCGACGCTGCCCCAGAAGCTCAAGAAGGTGGGCTACTCTACACACTTGGTTGGCAAGTGGCACCTGGGCTTCTACAGGAGGGACTGCCTGCCCACCCAGAAGGGCTTTGACACCTTCTTTGGCTCCCTGCTGGGCAGCGGTGACTACTACAGCCACTTCAAGTGTGACAGCCCCGGGCTGTGTGGCTACGACCTGCACGAGGGCGAGGGGGCCGCCTGGGAGCAGGACAACGGGGTCTACTCGACGCTGATGTACACCCAGAAGGCTGTGGACATCCTGTCCAGACACAATCCCAGGAAGCCCCTCTTTCTGTACCTCGCGTTCCAGGCTGTGCATTCGCCCTTGCAGGTGCCCCGCGTCTACCTGGAGCCCTACAGGACGATCCCCAATCTTCACAGGAGGAAGTACGCGGCGATGGTGACCTGCCTGGACGAGGCGGTCCGGAACGTGACGCTCGCCTTGAAGAGGTATGGCTACTATGACAACAGCATCATTGTGTACTCGTCGGACAACGGAGGGCAGCCCCGGGCTGGGGGCAGTAACTGGCCACTGCGGGGGACCAAGGGGACATACTGGGAAGGGGGCATCCGAGCAGTGGGATTTGTCCACAGCCCCCTCTTGAGAAACAAAGGCACCTCGTGCCGGGGGTTGGTCCACATCACGGACTGGTACCCGACCTTGGTGACCCTGGCAGAGGGCCAGCTGGAGGAGGACCTCGACTTGGACGGCTACGACGTCTGGGAGGCGATCAGCGAAGGACGGCCATCACCTCGGCTGGACATCCTGCACAACATCGACCCCATTTACACCAAGGCTAAGAACGGGTCTTACCACGCCGGCTTTGGCATTTGGAACACAGCCATCCAAGCGGCCATCCGCGCTGGGCACTGGAAACTGCTCACGGGCATCCCGGGGTACAGCGACTGGGTCCCCCCCCAGACCTTCTCCAGTCTGATGACCCACCGGTGGCATTACGAGAAGGTGTCGTGGGACCAGGGCAAGTCGGTGTGGCTCTTTAACATCACGGCCGATCCCTACGAGAGGGTGGACCTGTCCCGCCGGTACCCCCACGTTGTCAAGAAGCTGCTGCTCATGCTGGCTCAGTATAACAAAACGGCCGTGCCCGTCCGGTACCCGCCGAAGGACCTGCGCAGCAATCCCAAACTGAACGGAGGGGTCTGGGGCCCCTGGTAcaaagacgaagaggaggaggagaaccaGAAAAAGGCGTCAGACAACATCATCAATAAGCACCCTGGCAGGAGAAAAGCAGCTGGTAAAGTAAAAAAGAGGAAACTCGTGGGCAGGCGGGCCAAAGCGTAA